The following proteins come from a genomic window of Salvia hispanica cultivar TCC Black 2014 chromosome 4, UniMelb_Shisp_WGS_1.0, whole genome shotgun sequence:
- the LOC125223816 gene encoding agamous-like MADS-box protein MADS2 isoform X4, with amino-acid sequence MGRGRMELKRIENKINRQVTFAKRRNGLLKKAYELSVLCDAEVALIIFSNRGKLYEFCSTSNMLKTLDRYQKCSYGSLEVNHLDKDIEQSSYREYLKLKAKYESLQRYQRQLLGDDLGPLNINDLEHIEHQLDTSLKHIRSTRVMLDQLSDLQSKEKLMLDANKALESKLEEIYAANHLQQSWVGGGGEHSNNYAHHHAQSQGFFQPLDCNSTLQIGYSDPVSSSQMTAATEVQNVNGIVPGWML; translated from the exons ATGGGGAGGGGAAGAATGGAGCTTAAGAGGATAGAAAACAAGATAAATAGACAGGTTACATTTgcaaagaggagaaatggttTGCTCAAGAAAGCTTATGAACTCTCTGTTCTCTGTGATGCTGAGGTTGCTCtcatcatcttctctaacCGTGGCAAGCTTTATGAATTCTGCAGCACCTCCAA CATGCTCAAGACACTTgataggtaccaaaaatgcaGTTATGGCTCTTTAGAAGTCAACCATCTAGACAAGGATATTGAG CAAAGCAGCTATAGGGAGTACCTAAAGCTTAAGGCTAAATACGAGTCCCTACAACGATATCAAAG GCAACTACTTGGAGATGATCTTGGGCCTCTGAACATCAATGATCTCGAGCACATTGAACATCAATTGGACACATCATTGAAGCACATTAGATCTACAAGA GTTATGCTTGATCAGCTCTCTGATCTTCAATCAAAG GAGAAGTTGATGCTTGATGCTAACAAAGCTCTGGAGAGCAAG TTGGAAGAGATATATGCTGCAAATCACCTTCAGCAATCGTGGGTGGGAGGAGGTGGGGAGCACAGTAACAACTATGCTCATCACCACGCTCAATCCCAGGGCTTCTTTCAGCCTCTTGATTGCAACTCTACTCTCCAAATCGG GTATAGTGATCCAGTGAGTTCGAGCCAGATGACGGCAGCAACGGAAGTTCAAAACGTCAACGGAATAGTCCCTGGCTGGATGCTCTGA
- the LOC125223816 gene encoding agamous-like MADS-box protein MADS2 isoform X2, translating into MGRGRMELKRIENKINRQVTFAKRRNGLLKKAYELSVLCDAEVALIIFSNRGKLYEFCSTSNMLKTLDRYQKCSYGSLEVNHLDKDIEQSSYREYLKLKAKYESLQRYQRQLLGDDLGPLNINDLEHIEHQLDTSLKHIRSTRVMLDQLSDLQSKEKLMLDANKALESKFMNFDGQLEEIYAANHLQQSWVGGGGEHSNNYAHHHAQSQGFFQPLDCNSTLQIGYSDPVSSSQMTAATEVQNVNGIVPGWML; encoded by the exons ATGGGGAGGGGAAGAATGGAGCTTAAGAGGATAGAAAACAAGATAAATAGACAGGTTACATTTgcaaagaggagaaatggttTGCTCAAGAAAGCTTATGAACTCTCTGTTCTCTGTGATGCTGAGGTTGCTCtcatcatcttctctaacCGTGGCAAGCTTTATGAATTCTGCAGCACCTCCAA CATGCTCAAGACACTTgataggtaccaaaaatgcaGTTATGGCTCTTTAGAAGTCAACCATCTAGACAAGGATATTGAG CAAAGCAGCTATAGGGAGTACCTAAAGCTTAAGGCTAAATACGAGTCCCTACAACGATATCAAAG GCAACTACTTGGAGATGATCTTGGGCCTCTGAACATCAATGATCTCGAGCACATTGAACATCAATTGGACACATCATTGAAGCACATTAGATCTACAAGA GTTATGCTTGATCAGCTCTCTGATCTTCAATCAAAG GAGAAGTTGATGCTTGATGCTAACAAAGCTCTGGAGAGCAAG tttatgaattttgatggtCAGTTGGAAGAGATATATGCTGCAAATCACCTTCAGCAATCGTGGGTGGGAGGAGGTGGGGAGCACAGTAACAACTATGCTCATCACCACGCTCAATCCCAGGGCTTCTTTCAGCCTCTTGATTGCAACTCTACTCTCCAAATCGG GTATAGTGATCCAGTGAGTTCGAGCCAGATGACGGCAGCAACGGAAGTTCAAAACGTCAACGGAATAGTCCCTGGCTGGATGCTCTGA
- the LOC125223816 gene encoding agamous-like MADS-box protein MADS2 isoform X1 — protein sequence MGRGRMELKRIENKINRQVTFAKRRNGLLKKAYELSVLCDAEVALIIFSNRGKLYEFCSTSNMLKTLDRYQKCSYGSLEVNHLDKDIEQSSYREYLKLKAKYESLQRYQRQLLGDDLGPLNINDLEHIEHQLDTSLKHIRSTRTQVMLDQLSDLQSKEKLMLDANKALESKFMNFDGQLEEIYAANHLQQSWVGGGGEHSNNYAHHHAQSQGFFQPLDCNSTLQIGYSDPVSSSQMTAATEVQNVNGIVPGWML from the exons ATGGGGAGGGGAAGAATGGAGCTTAAGAGGATAGAAAACAAGATAAATAGACAGGTTACATTTgcaaagaggagaaatggttTGCTCAAGAAAGCTTATGAACTCTCTGTTCTCTGTGATGCTGAGGTTGCTCtcatcatcttctctaacCGTGGCAAGCTTTATGAATTCTGCAGCACCTCCAA CATGCTCAAGACACTTgataggtaccaaaaatgcaGTTATGGCTCTTTAGAAGTCAACCATCTAGACAAGGATATTGAG CAAAGCAGCTATAGGGAGTACCTAAAGCTTAAGGCTAAATACGAGTCCCTACAACGATATCAAAG GCAACTACTTGGAGATGATCTTGGGCCTCTGAACATCAATGATCTCGAGCACATTGAACATCAATTGGACACATCATTGAAGCACATTAGATCTACAAGA ACACAGGTTATGCTTGATCAGCTCTCTGATCTTCAATCAAAG GAGAAGTTGATGCTTGATGCTAACAAAGCTCTGGAGAGCAAG tttatgaattttgatggtCAGTTGGAAGAGATATATGCTGCAAATCACCTTCAGCAATCGTGGGTGGGAGGAGGTGGGGAGCACAGTAACAACTATGCTCATCACCACGCTCAATCCCAGGGCTTCTTTCAGCCTCTTGATTGCAACTCTACTCTCCAAATCGG GTATAGTGATCCAGTGAGTTCGAGCCAGATGACGGCAGCAACGGAAGTTCAAAACGTCAACGGAATAGTCCCTGGCTGGATGCTCTGA
- the LOC125223816 gene encoding agamous-like MADS-box protein MADS2 isoform X3, with the protein MGRGRMELKRIENKINRQVTFAKRRNGLLKKAYELSVLCDAEVALIIFSNRGKLYEFCSTSNMLKTLDRYQKCSYGSLEVNHLDKDIEQSSYREYLKLKAKYESLQRYQRQLLGDDLGPLNINDLEHIEHQLDTSLKHIRSTRTQVMLDQLSDLQSKEKLMLDANKALESKLEEIYAANHLQQSWVGGGGEHSNNYAHHHAQSQGFFQPLDCNSTLQIGYSDPVSSSQMTAATEVQNVNGIVPGWML; encoded by the exons ATGGGGAGGGGAAGAATGGAGCTTAAGAGGATAGAAAACAAGATAAATAGACAGGTTACATTTgcaaagaggagaaatggttTGCTCAAGAAAGCTTATGAACTCTCTGTTCTCTGTGATGCTGAGGTTGCTCtcatcatcttctctaacCGTGGCAAGCTTTATGAATTCTGCAGCACCTCCAA CATGCTCAAGACACTTgataggtaccaaaaatgcaGTTATGGCTCTTTAGAAGTCAACCATCTAGACAAGGATATTGAG CAAAGCAGCTATAGGGAGTACCTAAAGCTTAAGGCTAAATACGAGTCCCTACAACGATATCAAAG GCAACTACTTGGAGATGATCTTGGGCCTCTGAACATCAATGATCTCGAGCACATTGAACATCAATTGGACACATCATTGAAGCACATTAGATCTACAAGA ACACAGGTTATGCTTGATCAGCTCTCTGATCTTCAATCAAAG GAGAAGTTGATGCTTGATGCTAACAAAGCTCTGGAGAGCAAG TTGGAAGAGATATATGCTGCAAATCACCTTCAGCAATCGTGGGTGGGAGGAGGTGGGGAGCACAGTAACAACTATGCTCATCACCACGCTCAATCCCAGGGCTTCTTTCAGCCTCTTGATTGCAACTCTACTCTCCAAATCGG GTATAGTGATCCAGTGAGTTCGAGCCAGATGACGGCAGCAACGGAAGTTCAAAACGTCAACGGAATAGTCCCTGGCTGGATGCTCTGA